From a single Bacteroidia bacterium genomic region:
- a CDS encoding DUF1501 domain-containing protein, with protein MSCNHFDPKYSRRDFLTRTSLGLGAVALSSLLGAGSVWGKDKEIALAPSSGGILSSPHFPPRVKRVIYLFQSGGPSQLELFDHKPLLQKMNGEQLPDSVRQGQRLTGMSSGQTSLPLAGAQFAFQQHGKSGAWVSELMPHTAKIADELCFIKSMYTEAINHDPAITFFQTGSQIDGRPSIGSWLSYGLGTDNENLPSFIVLVTKNKGGQPLYARLWGNGFLPSRHQGVQFRSGNEPVLYLNNPAGFDMSDRREMLDYLKQMHELEMEKQEDPELSSRIAQYEMAFRMQTSVPEVMDLSGEPESVFDLYGPDARNPGTFAANCLLARRLAERGVKFIQLYHQDWDHHGGLPAGIRAEAKQTDQASAALVMDLKQRGLLDDTLVIWGGEFGRTNYSQGKLTKTDYGRDHHPRCFTLWMAGGGVKKGFSYGETDEFGYNIIQNPVHVHDFQATLLHLLGVDHERLTFKHQGRRYRLTDVHGKVVREVMA; from the coding sequence ATGTCCTGCAATCATTTTGACCCCAAATACAGTCGCAGAGACTTTCTTACCCGCACCAGCCTGGGACTTGGCGCAGTGGCACTAAGTTCGCTTCTGGGCGCAGGCTCTGTCTGGGGAAAGGATAAAGAAATCGCACTTGCGCCCTCCTCCGGCGGTATCCTTTCTTCGCCCCATTTTCCGCCCAGGGTAAAACGAGTCATTTACCTTTTTCAAAGCGGCGGCCCTTCTCAGTTGGAATTATTTGACCACAAACCCCTGCTTCAGAAAATGAACGGAGAGCAGCTGCCCGATTCTGTGCGACAGGGACAGCGACTGACGGGTATGAGTTCGGGCCAGACCTCGCTTCCACTTGCCGGAGCACAATTTGCCTTTCAGCAGCATGGAAAATCAGGTGCCTGGGTCAGCGAACTGATGCCACATACAGCGAAAATTGCCGATGAACTTTGTTTCATTAAGTCGATGTACACAGAGGCAATCAACCACGACCCGGCCATTACCTTTTTTCAGACTGGCTCGCAGATCGACGGGCGGCCCAGTATTGGCTCGTGGCTGAGTTATGGTTTGGGTACAGACAATGAAAATCTGCCATCGTTTATCGTGTTGGTAACAAAAAATAAAGGCGGCCAGCCACTTTACGCCCGTTTGTGGGGAAATGGATTTTTACCTTCCAGGCATCAGGGCGTACAGTTCCGTTCTGGGAATGAGCCCGTTTTGTACCTGAATAATCCTGCCGGATTTGATATGAGCGACCGGAGAGAAATGCTTGACTATCTGAAACAGATGCATGAGCTCGAAATGGAAAAGCAGGAAGATCCCGAATTGAGCAGTCGCATCGCACAGTACGAGATGGCCTTTCGGATGCAGACCTCCGTGCCGGAGGTGATGGATCTTTCCGGCGAACCGGAAAGCGTATTCGACCTATACGGACCAGACGCCCGCAATCCAGGGACATTTGCAGCCAATTGCCTCCTGGCCCGCCGGCTGGCAGAGCGGGGGGTGAAGTTCATTCAACTCTATCATCAGGACTGGGATCACCACGGGGGATTGCCTGCAGGAATACGTGCAGAGGCAAAACAAACCGATCAGGCATCGGCAGCGTTGGTGATGGATTTGAAACAGCGGGGATTACTCGATGATACACTGGTAATCTGGGGTGGAGAGTTTGGCCGCACAAACTATTCGCAGGGTAAACTCACCAAAACTGACTATGGCAGGGACCATCATCCCCGCTGTTTTACCTTATGGATGGCCGGTGGCGGCGTCAAAAAAGGGTTTTCTTATGGAGAAACAGACGAGTTTGGCTACAACATTATCCAAAATCCTGTTCATGTTCACGACTTTCAGGCCACTTTACTGCACTTGCTGGGTGTGGACCATGAGCGGCTCACTTTCAAACATCAGGGGAGACGTTACCGGCTCACTGATGTACATGGGAAGGTAGTGCGGGAAGTAATGGCGTGA
- a CDS encoding DUF1593 domain-containing protein has translation MVPDFRIPKKTEFSFGAGKTFFCLLLVLAISFQRSFGQTYAKNRVIILSDIEADPDDTQSLVRLLLYANQMDIRGLVATTSCWHQTEVNPKSIERVLHAYGKIQANLLLHENGFPEETFLLNLVKSGLPKYGMTGVGDGMDSEGSDWIIQELEKDDERPLWISVWGGANTLAQALHRIKTTRSKKVTEQLISKLRVYTISDQDDSGIWIRNNFPKLFYIVSPGDDYGSATWTGINHVIKGIDNTTISNAWLLRHIQQGHGPLGEVYPDVSWGVEGDTPSFLSLIPNGLNDSEHPEWGGWGGRYEYYKPDFSKVKDGSSIVEIAPETRPIWTNAVDVYSPYIPNEYGRSVRKDTTTFTGYKETLWRWRDDFQHDFAARMDWCTQSFEEANHPPVPVLTHPDRITVKSGEGFCLDALDSHDPDGDNLSFLWFPYLEAGTYKGEFQLGQPENAHLVYGTAPEVDKEETIHIILRVSDKGTPSLSRYKRIIIKIVP, from the coding sequence ATGGTGCCAGATTTTCGTATCCCTAAAAAAACAGAATTTAGCTTCGGCGCAGGAAAAACTTTCTTTTGTTTACTTCTTGTGTTGGCCATATCCTTTCAAAGAAGTTTTGGGCAGACTTACGCTAAAAATAGGGTTATTATTCTCTCCGACATAGAAGCAGATCCTGACGATACGCAATCTTTAGTTCGGCTATTGTTATATGCCAACCAAATGGACATCAGGGGTTTGGTAGCAACTACTTCTTGTTGGCACCAAACAGAAGTTAATCCAAAGTCTATCGAAAGAGTTCTTCATGCTTATGGCAAAATACAGGCTAATTTGTTGTTGCATGAGAACGGTTTTCCTGAGGAAACATTTCTATTAAATCTTGTCAAAAGCGGATTGCCCAAATATGGAATGACTGGCGTAGGGGATGGGATGGATTCTGAAGGTTCTGATTGGATAATCCAAGAACTGGAAAAAGACGATGAAAGACCCTTGTGGATCTCCGTTTGGGGTGGTGCAAACACATTGGCACAAGCGCTTCATAGAATTAAGACTACCAGGAGTAAAAAAGTAACGGAACAGCTAATTTCAAAATTGCGGGTTTATACCATTTCTGATCAGGATGATAGTGGCATTTGGATTCGAAATAATTTCCCAAAATTATTTTACATCGTTTCTCCTGGTGATGATTATGGCAGTGCGACCTGGACAGGTATTAATCATGTGATCAAAGGCATAGATAATACCACCATCAGCAATGCGTGGTTGTTGCGACATATCCAACAAGGTCATGGACCGCTTGGTGAAGTCTATCCGGATGTTTCCTGGGGGGTAGAAGGCGATACACCCTCGTTTTTATCCTTAATCCCCAATGGATTAAATGATTCAGAACACCCGGAATGGGGCGGCTGGGGTGGTCGCTATGAATATTACAAACCTGACTTTTCAAAAGTCAAAGATGGAAGCTCCATTGTCGAAATTGCACCAGAAACACGACCCATCTGGACAAATGCCGTGGATGTTTATTCACCATATATTCCCAATGAATATGGACGTTCCGTAAGAAAAGATACGACAACATTCACTGGTTATAAAGAGACCTTATGGCGTTGGAGAGACGATTTTCAACATGATTTTGCGGCTCGAATGGATTGGTGCACGCAATCTTTTGAAGAGGCCAACCATCCGCCGGTTCCTGTCCTAACACATCCTGATAGAATAACGGTTAAATCTGGTGAAGGATTTTGTTTAGATGCGTTGGATTCTCATGATCCGGATGGCGACAATCTTAGTTTTCTGTGGTTTCCCTACCTCGAAGCAGGTACCTATAAAGGTGAGTTTCAATTGGGGCAACCCGAAAATGCTCATTTGGTATATGGAACAGCGCCTGAAGTGGATAAAGAAGAAACTATTCACATCATCCTAAGAGTCAGCGACAAGGGTACCCCATCTTTATCACGCTATAAAAGAATTATCATCAAAATAGTCCCATGA
- a CDS encoding SDR family NAD(P)-dependent oxidoreductase, which yields MQLSAKEVKRLKHKYGEWAVVTGASSGIGLEIARQLAFCNFNLVIVARNYEKLKEVESAILAKHSVRIIVIASDVSQSGGIDEIIKATQHLNIGLLVNAAGFGSSGLFLDTSVHAETNMLRTNCESVLQLTHYFAQKFKQQKRGGIILFSSIVAFQGVPYSANYAATKAYIQSLAEALSIELKPFGIDVLSAAPGPVYSGFAKRANMNMGMAQTPEQVGVPILKALGKKKTVFPGNLTKFLVYSLQLLPRWGKILVMKQIMYGMSRQNEGGK from the coding sequence ATGCAATTATCAGCGAAGGAAGTAAAAAGATTAAAGCATAAATACGGGGAATGGGCGGTTGTAACCGGCGCATCTTCGGGCATCGGACTGGAAATAGCCCGGCAACTGGCCTTTTGCAACTTCAACCTTGTGATCGTCGCAAGAAATTACGAAAAACTCAAAGAAGTGGAATCAGCTATTTTGGCAAAACATTCCGTCAGGATTATTGTCATTGCCTCAGATGTTTCGCAATCAGGGGGTATCGATGAGATAATTAAAGCAACCCAACATTTGAATATTGGCTTATTGGTGAATGCCGCAGGTTTTGGGAGTTCGGGTTTGTTTTTAGATACTTCTGTCCATGCGGAGACAAATATGTTGCGAACCAATTGCGAATCGGTATTGCAATTAACCCATTATTTCGCTCAGAAATTTAAGCAGCAAAAGCGCGGCGGCATTATTCTCTTTAGCTCAATTGTTGCCTTTCAGGGAGTGCCCTATTCAGCCAATTATGCCGCTACCAAGGCGTATATTCAATCTCTGGCGGAGGCCCTTTCAATAGAACTAAAACCTTTTGGCATTGATGTGCTTTCGGCTGCCCCCGGCCCCGTGTATAGCGGTTTTGCAAAAAGAGCCAATATGAACATGGGAATGGCGCAAACACCTGAACAGGTGGGGGTGCCAATTCTAAAAGCCCTGGGGAAAAAGAAAACCGTATTTCCGGGAAACCTGACGAAATTTTTGGTTTATTCACTTCAATTATTGCCAAGATGGGGAAAGATCCTTGTAATGAAACAAATCATGTATGGGATGAGCCGTCAAAACGAAGGAGGAAAATAA
- the bla gene encoding subclass B1 metallo-beta-lactamase — MKINLKIPLIAIVFIGFHSCKTLKNTTLYESDDLRVEKLTNHTFRHISYLSTEDFGKVSCNGMIVIDDNEALIFDTPTNDRVSRELLDWVEQNLDCKVTGVVVTHFHNDCLGGLNTFHERQIPSYASIKTIELAKSNHVQTPQRGFEKSLELKVGDEKVINEFFGEGHTIDNIVAYFPGEKVLFGGCLIKASGANKGYLGDANTGEWSNTVQAVKSKYEEVRVVIPGHGDPGSSDLLNYTIELFN, encoded by the coding sequence ATGAAAATAAACCTGAAAATCCCCCTTATCGCAATCGTGTTTATAGGCTTTCATAGCTGTAAGACACTGAAAAATACTACACTTTATGAAAGTGATGATCTGAGGGTTGAAAAACTGACAAACCACACTTTCCGACACATATCCTATCTCTCAACAGAGGATTTTGGTAAAGTAAGTTGCAATGGAATGATCGTCATTGACGATAACGAAGCTTTAATTTTTGATACTCCTACTAATGATCGTGTATCCAGAGAATTATTGGATTGGGTGGAGCAAAACCTGGATTGCAAAGTAACCGGTGTCGTTGTTACTCATTTTCATAATGATTGTCTGGGGGGATTAAATACCTTTCATGAAAGGCAAATTCCTTCATACGCCTCAATTAAGACGATTGAATTGGCAAAATCAAATCATGTGCAGACTCCGCAAAGAGGATTTGAAAAAAGTCTGGAACTAAAAGTCGGAGATGAAAAAGTCATCAATGAATTTTTTGGCGAAGGGCATACCATTGATAATATAGTAGCTTATTTTCCGGGTGAAAAAGTCCTGTTTGGCGGGTGTTTGATTAAAGCATCAGGGGCAAATAAAGGATATTTAGGAGATGCAAATACTGGCGAATGGTCAAATACCGTTCAAGCCGTAAAGTCGAAGTATGAAGAGGTCAGAGTAGTTATTCCCGGCCATGGTGATCCCGGCAGTTCAGATTTGTTAAATTATACTATTGAGCTATTTAATTAA
- a CDS encoding serine hydrolase domain-containing protein, whose protein sequence is MKKKPTPTLRGILRIVFITASIGSLYFVPWILVKAWILPLPDTVQEQLDEAIGHGFDGMIVYVDQAGKPPAFYAAGWHDRKNKIPAYPQALFKIASITKLYVAVATTKLVKDGRLDLDKTLAEYFPELAGRIEYSEKITLRMMVQHRSGIPNFVDHPDYWTNPPKNKQETLEYALDLPADFEPGEDYGYSNTNYMLISDLIDKVLGYSHQQYIREEILIPLGLKHTFGSLGEVNIDDVMSGYYVGVETDFKNEDTGLMLATAEDVGIFLRALNDGSVFREGEQEIYSSIYVYEHTGLLPGYQSIAKYHKDIDTIVIQFNNTTNFNGYDWNLAEIIYSRIVKIVRKGKS, encoded by the coding sequence ATGAAAAAAAAACCTACCCCTACCTTACGGGGAATTCTCAGAATCGTATTTATTACGGCAAGTATTGGCTCCTTGTACTTTGTCCCCTGGATTTTGGTAAAGGCCTGGATTTTACCGCTTCCTGATACGGTTCAGGAACAACTGGATGAGGCCATTGGCCATGGATTTGATGGGATGATTGTTTACGTGGATCAGGCGGGGAAGCCACCCGCGTTTTATGCCGCAGGCTGGCACGACCGAAAAAACAAGATCCCTGCTTATCCGCAAGCCTTATTTAAGATTGCCAGCATTACCAAGCTGTATGTCGCTGTTGCTACCACAAAATTAGTCAAAGACGGACGTCTGGATTTGGATAAAACACTCGCGGAGTACTTTCCTGAACTTGCAGGGCGAATTGAATATTCGGAAAAAATCACCCTGAGGATGATGGTACAGCATCGGAGCGGCATCCCCAATTTTGTAGATCATCCGGACTATTGGACAAACCCGCCCAAAAACAAACAAGAAACACTGGAATACGCACTGGATTTACCCGCCGACTTTGAGCCAGGGGAAGATTATGGCTATTCAAATACGAACTATATGTTGATTTCTGACCTCATTGATAAAGTGCTGGGTTATAGCCACCAGCAATATATCAGGGAAGAAATTTTGATCCCTCTCGGCCTGAAGCATACTTTCGGTTCGCTGGGTGAAGTGAATATAGACGATGTGATGAGCGGCTATTATGTCGGTGTTGAGACAGATTTTAAGAATGAAGACACAGGCTTAATGCTCGCTACCGCAGAGGATGTGGGTATATTCCTGAGGGCATTAAATGATGGTTCGGTGTTCAGGGAAGGTGAACAGGAAATCTATTCCTCGATTTATGTGTACGAACATACGGGGCTGCTCCCTGGCTATCAGAGTATTGCAAAGTATCACAAAGACATCGACACAATTGTTATTCAATTTAATAATACAACTAATTTTAATGGCTACGACTGGAATTTGGCGGAAATCATATACAGCCGCATTGTGAAAATCGTGAGAAAGGGGAAAAGCTGA
- a CDS encoding Crp/Fnr family transcriptional regulator, whose protein sequence is MDLQNEMEQIRHVIKQMIRISESELNELLSQTFSKTFKRQEVVSQPEAIPNEIFFINQGLIRVIITDNKGVEHTLHFALENQFIADYSCFILQKPSLYTLQTVEQTEVVVLPRSAIEWGYQYLTEGQKLGRLIAEFYFIYQDDRIKNMYARTPKQRYDSITQVFPNIHNRVPQHMIASYLGITSVHLSRLKKSVS, encoded by the coding sequence ATGGATTTACAGAACGAAATGGAGCAAATCAGGCACGTAATCAAACAAATGATTCGTATTTCGGAGTCTGAACTCAACGAATTACTCAGCCAGACATTTTCAAAGACGTTTAAGCGGCAAGAGGTTGTGAGCCAGCCTGAGGCCATTCCAAACGAAATTTTCTTTATCAATCAAGGTCTTATCCGCGTAATCATCACCGATAATAAAGGCGTGGAACATACCCTGCATTTTGCCCTGGAAAATCAGTTTATCGCGGACTATTCCTGTTTTATCCTCCAAAAACCTTCACTTTATACCTTGCAGACAGTTGAACAAACTGAGGTGGTGGTGCTTCCCCGGTCAGCCATTGAATGGGGGTATCAGTATTTGACTGAGGGCCAGAAACTGGGGCGCCTGATTGCGGAGTTTTATTTTATCTATCAGGATGACCGTATTAAAAATATGTATGCAAGAACGCCCAAACAGCGGTACGACAGCATTACACAGGTTTTCCCCAACATCCACAACCGCGTTCCCCAACATATGATCGCTTCTTATCTGGGCATTACTTCTGTTCATTTAAGCCGGTTAAAAAAATCGGTTTCCTAA
- a CDS encoding DUF1553 domain-containing protein, translating to MTGVMYRGDSSGKRYDIYHNWSGAIFQGTAISRVENRSFAGEYVIYPESFYFRMKYLLLAFFTLLTALFYSCGQPLPADVVSAEKSLPDKIDFNLHVRPILSDRCFACHGPDKNSRKADLRLDTEEGAFAALDSLNTHFPIVPGDVGRSMVVQRMVSTDPEFQMPPPESNLTVTPEEVATIAKWIRQGAKWKNHWAFIPPEKHPIPSVKNTAWPVNEIDRFVLAKLEKENIQPSPQADKETLLRRITFDLTGLPPTVAEIDAFLADDSPEAYEKVVDRLFASPRYGEQMAVEWLDLARYADTHGYQADYYRPHWPWRDWVIRSLNANMPYDQFVSWQLAGDLFPNPSREQLLATGFNRNHAQNAEGGIVQEEFRVEYVADRTQTFATAFLGLTMQCARCHDHKYDPISQKEFYGLFSFFNNVPEAGQITWNTSDMPGPVMLLADQEKEDQIAFIRRQVTQQEEAIATYKQNQLAMFEKWFDREKPVSIPAAPKGQMAEFPLENATNERIPNKINPSLPGKITDPVTDRIAIEPVITVKGKHGNGLKLSGDNALTFPGVGRFSRSEPFSVGLWVNIPAELKEGVIFHGNKGAALYTFKGYQVSVENHRLDVRLAHDFPSNAIQLLSKTDFPRNQWFHLMLTYDGSSRAAGVKLYLDGQEMPMETTRDHLVKDIVFHPSTPGGGYIDTYLKVGARWRSRGLSNGSVDDIAVFGRALSPAEIRALYEGKPQVFTTYNEETKPALFEYFLQNHDPGYQTMADSLARIRRKEVQAVEEVQEIMVMGEMNPPRQTYLLARGAYDAHTDSLLPHTPAAIKAFDPKEAPNRLGLAKWLFDPQNPLPARVTVNRYWQLFFGRGIVVTAEDFGSQGKLPSHPELLDWLAREFMDSGWDIKAIQRKMVMSATYRQQSHADEILREKDPDNLLLARGPKSRLTAEMLRDQALAASGLLTDKMGGPPVRPYQPDGLWDFNRMAGGYQQSHGEDLYRRSLYTFLKRTIPPPLMNTFDAPNRSYCVVRRQKTTTPLQALVLMNDPQFLEPARVLAAKVLHENPVPTEAISAAFRRLTSRKPSEKELALLKDMFDKNLMKYRQNPQKAEGLLQTGEFPADSLSEQEAIAAMTLVTTTIMNFDASQMER from the coding sequence ATGACAGGAGTCATGTACCGGGGTGACTCCTCCGGAAAAAGGTATGATATTTATCATAACTGGTCGGGCGCCATTTTTCAGGGGACAGCGATTTCCCGGGTAGAGAATCGGAGTTTTGCAGGGGAATATGTAATTTACCCTGAAAGCTTTTATTTCCGTATGAAGTACCTCCTGCTTGCTTTTTTTACGCTGCTTACTGCTTTGTTTTACAGTTGTGGGCAACCGCTTCCCGCTGATGTGGTTTCCGCAGAAAAGTCGTTGCCTGACAAAATTGATTTTAACCTGCATGTCAGGCCCATTCTTTCTGACCGGTGTTTTGCCTGCCACGGACCTGACAAAAACTCCCGGAAAGCAGACCTTCGACTCGATACGGAGGAAGGTGCTTTTGCTGCACTTGACAGCCTCAACACTCATTTCCCGATTGTGCCCGGCGACGTCGGTCGCAGTATGGTTGTGCAACGTATGGTCAGCACCGATCCTGAGTTTCAGATGCCTCCGCCAGAATCCAACCTGACTGTCACGCCTGAAGAAGTAGCGACCATTGCAAAATGGATCCGGCAAGGTGCCAAATGGAAAAACCACTGGGCATTTATTCCGCCCGAAAAACACCCGATCCCCTCTGTCAAAAATACCGCCTGGCCGGTAAACGAAATTGACCGGTTTGTACTCGCAAAACTTGAAAAAGAAAACATTCAGCCTTCCCCCCAGGCAGACAAAGAAACCCTTCTTCGCCGAATCACCTTCGATCTTACTGGCTTGCCTCCGACAGTCGCCGAAATTGACGCCTTTCTCGCAGATGATTCTCCGGAGGCTTACGAAAAAGTTGTCGATCGCCTTTTCGCTTCTCCCCGGTACGGAGAACAGATGGCCGTAGAATGGCTTGACCTTGCGCGTTATGCCGACACTCACGGCTATCAGGCTGATTACTACCGCCCGCACTGGCCGTGGAGAGATTGGGTGATCCGTTCGCTCAACGCCAATATGCCTTACGACCAGTTTGTATCCTGGCAGCTCGCCGGCGATCTTTTCCCCAATCCCTCCCGCGAGCAGCTTCTTGCCACGGGATTTAACCGCAACCACGCCCAAAATGCTGAAGGGGGCATTGTACAGGAAGAATTTCGGGTAGAATATGTCGCCGACCGTACCCAGACTTTTGCCACCGCCTTCCTCGGGCTTACCATGCAGTGTGCCCGCTGCCACGATCATAAATATGACCCCATTTCTCAGAAGGAATTCTACGGTCTGTTCAGCTTCTTCAATAATGTCCCCGAAGCTGGTCAGATCACCTGGAATACCAGCGATATGCCCGGACCCGTCATGCTGCTGGCAGATCAGGAAAAGGAAGATCAAATCGCTTTTATCCGCCGGCAGGTAACCCAACAGGAAGAAGCTATTGCCACATACAAACAGAACCAACTGGCGATGTTTGAAAAATGGTTTGACCGTGAAAAACCAGTATCTATACCGGCTGCGCCGAAAGGCCAAATGGCTGAATTCCCACTGGAGAATGCTACCAATGAAAGAATTCCCAACAAAATCAACCCCTCCCTGCCGGGTAAAATTACCGATCCGGTTACAGACCGTATTGCCATAGAACCAGTCATCACCGTAAAAGGCAAACATGGAAACGGGCTGAAACTCAGCGGCGACAATGCCCTTACCTTTCCCGGTGTCGGGCGGTTTAGCCGTTCGGAGCCGTTTTCCGTGGGGCTTTGGGTAAACATTCCGGCAGAACTGAAAGAAGGGGTAATCTTCCACGGAAACAAAGGCGCAGCATTGTACACCTTCAAAGGATATCAGGTTTCAGTCGAAAATCATCGGCTCGACGTGCGGCTGGCCCATGACTTTCCCTCGAATGCGATCCAGCTTCTGTCAAAAACTGACTTCCCCCGCAACCAATGGTTTCATCTTATGCTCACGTATGATGGTTCGTCCCGGGCTGCCGGGGTAAAACTATATCTTGACGGGCAAGAAATGCCGATGGAAACCACCCGCGATCATCTGGTCAAAGACATTGTTTTTCACCCATCGACCCCTGGGGGTGGATATATCGATACGTATCTGAAAGTCGGTGCCAGATGGCGCTCCCGCGGTCTTTCAAACGGGAGCGTGGACGACATCGCCGTATTTGGCAGGGCGCTGAGCCCGGCGGAAATAAGGGCCTTATATGAAGGGAAACCCCAGGTATTTACCACATACAACGAAGAAACGAAACCCGCTCTTTTCGAATATTTCCTTCAAAACCATGACCCTGGCTACCAGACAATGGCTGATTCCCTTGCCCGCATCAGACGGAAGGAAGTGCAGGCGGTGGAAGAAGTGCAGGAAATTATGGTCATGGGAGAAATGAATCCCCCCCGCCAGACCTATCTTCTCGCAAGAGGCGCATACGACGCCCACACCGATTCGCTTTTACCCCATACACCAGCTGCCATAAAGGCATTTGACCCAAAAGAAGCGCCCAACCGCCTTGGACTGGCCAAATGGTTGTTTGATCCGCAAAATCCCCTCCCGGCAAGGGTAACTGTCAACCGCTACTGGCAATTGTTTTTTGGCAGGGGAATCGTCGTTACGGCAGAAGATTTTGGCAGCCAGGGTAAATTACCTTCACATCCCGAACTGCTGGACTGGCTGGCGCGGGAGTTTATGGATTCGGGTTGGGACATAAAGGCTATTCAACGGAAAATGGTTATGTCTGCAACTTACCGCCAACAGTCTCATGCTGATGAAATTTTGCGGGAAAAAGACCCCGACAATCTATTGCTTGCACGTGGTCCTAAGTCCCGGCTTACAGCCGAAATGTTGCGCGACCAGGCACTGGCGGCCAGCGGTCTGCTGACAGATAAAATGGGCGGACCACCGGTCAGACCCTACCAACCCGACGGGTTGTGGGATTTTAACCGGATGGCGGGTGGCTATCAGCAAAGCCATGGGGAAGACCTTTACAGAAGAAGCTTGTATACCTTCCTGAAACGCACCATTCCCCCTCCGCTGATGAATACATTTGACGCACCCAATCGGTCCTACTGTGTCGTAAGAAGGCAAAAGACCACCACCCCCTTGCAAGCGCTGGTGCTGATGAATGATCCTCAGTTTCTGGAGCCGGCACGCGTCCTCGCAGCTAAGGTGCTGCACGAAAATCCTGTGCCCACAGAAGCCATCTCGGCTGCATTTCGAAGGCTTACCTCGCGAAAACCCTCAGAAAAAGAGTTGGCACTGCTGAAAGATATGTTTGATAAAAATCTGATGAAATATCGGCAGAATCCACAAAAAGCAGAAGGATTGCTCCAAACCGGAGAATTTCCGGCAGATTCTTTGTCCGAACAGGAAGCCATTGCGGCTATGACGCTTGTGACAACCACAATTATGAATTTTGACGCTTCACAAATGGAGCGATAG